The Micromonospora sp. NBC_01740 genome includes a window with the following:
- a CDS encoding flavin reductase encodes MNTPVRDHVPSRPTWRCRACGIAWPCSPAKLLLLAKYRGDMPGLMVHLVTLREEAAADQLAQHYPGAQSADLHGRFTDWVPARSR; translated from the coding sequence GTGAACACGCCCGTCCGCGACCACGTCCCGTCCCGCCCGACGTGGCGCTGCCGGGCCTGCGGGATCGCCTGGCCCTGTTCCCCGGCGAAGCTGCTTCTCCTCGCGAAGTACCGGGGCGACATGCCGGGGCTCATGGTCCACCTCGTGACGCTGCGCGAAGAAGCCGCCGCCGACCAGCTCGCGCAGCACTACCCCGGCGCGCAGTCGGCGGACCTGCACGGGCGCTTCACGGACTGGGTGCCGGCCCGCTCCCGCTGA
- a CDS encoding DUF397 domain-containing protein has translation MDSLTGARWRKSSRSSTNGGVCVEVADNLPGVVGVRDSKDPAGPALVFTPTAWRVFVAQLTDRA, from the coding sequence ATGGACAGTCTGACCGGCGCGCGGTGGCGCAAGTCGTCTCGCTCGTCCACCAATGGCGGCGTGTGCGTCGAGGTTGCCGACAATCTGCCCGGCGTCGTCGGCGTACGGGATTCGAAGGACCCGGCTGGTCCCGCGCTGGTCTTCACCCCGACCGCCTGGCGGGTTTTCGTCGCCCAGCTCACCGACCGCGCCTGA
- a CDS encoding M1 family metallopeptidase, whose protein sequence is MRRALTAAIAALTVTTAGGLVAGTPGQAAPPALGRPVPAAAPQPGGPGLGDSYFPDYGNGGYDVQHYDVRLRYDPATDLLTGTTTILARATEDLSRFNLDFLLDVESVRVDGWQATATREGVHELAVTPRRAITAGKQLTIVVRYSGVPSETLVGGYTGWTRTADGAMVVNEPESAWWWFPSNDHPQDKATFDVSVSVPTGVEVISNGVQPRPPLAEAGNRTRWSWRTTSPTATYLSFLAIGQYDIVTDTAPNGQPVVNAYSAGLGELGPAARASIGRTAEVVEWCSGIFGPYPFEAQGGVAGPVDGIGFALETQTRPVYGPGFWRRGANTYVVVHEQAHQWFGNSVSLADWSDIWLNEGFASYAEWLWSEEQGEGTAQELFDFTYASYPADDGFWQVPPGAPGPGRIFDAAVYDRGAMTVHQLRLAIGDEAFFALLPAWTAAHRHGNATTAQFQALAERISGLDLDDFFTTWLLTPGRPDVPGAARKAGPPAEPKSWTKLRESHQLLTR, encoded by the coding sequence GTGCGACGCGCTCTCACGGCGGCCATCGCCGCCCTGACCGTCACCACCGCCGGCGGCCTGGTCGCCGGCACCCCCGGCCAGGCCGCCCCACCGGCCCTGGGCCGGCCCGTCCCCGCCGCCGCACCGCAACCCGGCGGCCCGGGACTGGGCGACAGCTACTTCCCCGACTACGGAAACGGCGGCTACGACGTCCAGCACTACGACGTCCGGCTGCGCTACGACCCGGCGACCGACCTGCTCACCGGCACCACCACGATCCTGGCCCGGGCCACCGAGGACCTGTCCCGGTTCAACCTGGACTTCCTGCTCGACGTCGAGTCGGTACGGGTCGACGGCTGGCAGGCCACGGCCACCCGCGAGGGCGTGCACGAGCTGGCGGTCACCCCGCGCCGCGCGATCACGGCCGGCAAGCAGCTCACCATCGTGGTGCGCTACTCGGGCGTGCCGTCGGAGACACTGGTCGGCGGCTACACCGGCTGGACCCGCACCGCCGACGGGGCGATGGTGGTCAACGAGCCGGAGTCGGCCTGGTGGTGGTTCCCCAGCAACGACCACCCGCAGGACAAGGCCACCTTCGACGTCTCCGTCTCGGTGCCGACCGGCGTCGAGGTGATCAGCAACGGCGTCCAGCCCCGCCCGCCGCTGGCCGAGGCGGGCAACCGCACCCGGTGGAGCTGGCGGACCACCTCACCCACCGCCACCTACCTGTCCTTCCTCGCCATCGGCCAGTACGACATCGTCACCGACACGGCGCCGAACGGGCAGCCGGTGGTCAACGCGTACAGCGCCGGCCTCGGCGAGCTGGGGCCGGCCGCGCGGGCCAGCATCGGGCGCACGGCCGAGGTCGTCGAGTGGTGCAGCGGGATCTTCGGGCCGTACCCCTTCGAGGCGCAGGGCGGCGTGGCCGGGCCCGTCGACGGCATCGGCTTCGCCCTGGAGACGCAGACCCGCCCGGTGTACGGGCCGGGCTTCTGGCGCCGGGGCGCCAACACCTACGTAGTGGTGCACGAGCAGGCCCACCAGTGGTTCGGCAACTCGGTCTCGCTGGCCGACTGGAGCGACATCTGGCTGAACGAGGGCTTCGCCTCGTACGCGGAGTGGCTCTGGTCGGAGGAGCAGGGCGAGGGCACCGCCCAGGAGCTGTTCGACTTCACGTACGCCAGCTACCCGGCCGACGACGGGTTCTGGCAGGTGCCGCCGGGCGCACCCGGGCCGGGCAGGATCTTCGACGCCGCCGTCTACGACCGGGGCGCGATGACGGTGCACCAGCTGCGGCTGGCCATCGGCGACGAGGCGTTCTTCGCACTCCTGCCGGCCTGGACGGCCGCGCACCGACACGGCAACGCCACCACCGCCCAGTTCCAGGCCCTGGCCGAACGGATCTCCGGTCTGGACCTGGACGACTTCTTCACCACCTGGCTACTCACCCCCGGTCGGCCGGACGTGCCCGGCGCCGCCCGCAAGGCCGGCCCGCCGGCCGAACCGAAGTCCTGGACCAAGCTCCGCGAGTCGCACCAGCTCCTGACCCGCTGA
- a CDS encoding helix-turn-helix domain-containing protein: protein MEAVGISPSEYLLRELRRRRSAAGLTQAQLGELVFCSDSQVSAIETGTKPPTLPYLTAVDGALDTGGYFATLWNELVKGDGAPVWLREWIQIEREATALRWYEHAFVPGLLQTEAYARATFRAARTPVAELGQRVAARMERQAVLARLPSPQLFVVLDEMVVRREFGGPDVMAEQLEHLLTCAEQPHVQLQVVPLSAGVYTGLAGTFILADLPDGSRAGCVDHQLESQTTGQPDAIARLGLAWDAVHGEALPLRQSIDVLKEAAKTWTV from the coding sequence GTGGAAGCCGTGGGAATCTCGCCGTCGGAGTACCTGCTTCGTGAGCTGAGGCGACGCCGGTCGGCCGCCGGGTTGACCCAGGCGCAGCTCGGTGAGCTGGTCTTCTGCTCGGACTCCCAGGTGAGCGCGATCGAGACCGGGACGAAGCCACCCACCCTGCCCTACCTGACCGCCGTCGACGGGGCGCTGGACACCGGCGGATACTTCGCGACGCTCTGGAACGAGCTGGTCAAGGGCGACGGCGCGCCGGTCTGGCTGCGCGAGTGGATACAGATCGAGCGGGAGGCGACCGCCCTACGCTGGTACGAGCACGCGTTCGTGCCGGGACTTCTCCAGACCGAGGCGTACGCGCGAGCGACCTTCCGAGCGGCACGGACGCCGGTTGCCGAGTTGGGCCAGCGGGTCGCGGCGCGGATGGAACGGCAGGCTGTGCTCGCCCGCCTGCCGAGCCCACAGCTCTTCGTGGTGCTCGACGAGATGGTCGTCCGGCGGGAGTTCGGCGGTCCCGACGTGATGGCCGAGCAGCTCGAGCACCTGCTGACCTGCGCCGAGCAGCCGCATGTCCAGTTGCAGGTCGTGCCGCTGTCCGCTGGCGTCTATACAGGACTGGCCGGAACGTTCATCCTGGCCGACCTGCCCGACGGCTCGCGTGCGGGCTGCGTAGACCATCAGTTGGAGTCACAGACCACCGGGCAGCCTGACGCGATTGCTCGGTTGGGGCTGGCGTGGGACGCTGTCCACGGCGAAGCCCTCCCGCTGAGGCAATCGATCGACGTGCTCAAGGAAGCGGCGAAGACATGGACAGTCTGA
- a CDS encoding pentapeptide repeat-containing protein, with amino-acid sequence MRPTPPREEPLRVMPWWLVLVGLLLAALLGWLVLDWLLGEADRAAQPDTRATLRIDAIRTGLTVVAGTGGGLALLLAARRQWIGERAQRHQETVAAQDQAHRERVQAHAEAVAEAGQHHQERHAEAAEHDAAERRLTELYTSAVALLGNDNAAVRLGGLHALERLGQDNPAQRETIVAVLCAYLRMPAPEDDAREAEVRRTAQRVLTRHLRADDDAYWPGVRLDLTGARLDGFDATGCTLDDADLTGAVCAGTTSLVGATVRGRLSLGATFADLACDDLRGDAEIVLDRARIAGRVSFDGADLAGGLSCRHATVARASFRGVTFHRTASFDASRFTDSATFREAVFLSGVSMDHATFTGYAGFRQTRFADLALFRWTEFGDQTWFERTRFEGAANFGRARFHGPVTFDGATFARRPLVDQARATAAGSHVWPEGTTVAPLDDDWLLLTDS; translated from the coding sequence GTGCGCCCGACACCGCCCCGTGAAGAGCCGCTGCGGGTGATGCCGTGGTGGCTGGTGCTCGTCGGGCTGCTCCTCGCCGCGCTGCTCGGCTGGCTGGTGCTCGACTGGCTGCTCGGCGAGGCCGACCGCGCCGCCCAGCCGGACACCCGCGCGACGCTGCGCATCGACGCCATCCGCACCGGGCTGACCGTGGTCGCCGGCACCGGCGGCGGGCTCGCCCTGCTGCTGGCCGCCCGGCGACAGTGGATCGGCGAACGCGCCCAGCGGCACCAGGAGACCGTCGCCGCGCAGGACCAGGCGCACCGGGAACGGGTGCAGGCGCACGCGGAGGCGGTCGCCGAGGCCGGGCAGCACCACCAGGAGCGGCATGCCGAGGCGGCCGAGCACGACGCCGCCGAGCGCCGGCTGACCGAGCTGTACACGAGCGCCGTCGCACTGCTCGGCAACGACAACGCGGCCGTACGCCTGGGCGGCCTGCACGCCCTGGAGCGGCTCGGGCAGGACAATCCCGCCCAGCGGGAGACGATCGTGGCGGTGCTCTGCGCGTACCTGCGGATGCCGGCGCCGGAGGACGACGCGCGCGAGGCGGAGGTGCGCCGCACCGCCCAGCGGGTCCTGACCCGGCACCTGCGCGCGGACGACGACGCCTACTGGCCCGGGGTCAGGCTGGACCTGACCGGCGCCCGGCTCGACGGGTTCGACGCGACCGGCTGCACCCTGGACGACGCGGACCTCACCGGCGCGGTCTGCGCCGGCACCACCAGCCTGGTCGGCGCGACCGTACGCGGGCGGCTCTCCCTCGGCGCGACCTTCGCGGACCTGGCCTGCGACGACCTGCGCGGCGACGCCGAGATCGTCCTCGACCGCGCCCGGATCGCCGGCCGGGTCAGCTTCGACGGCGCCGACCTCGCCGGCGGGCTGTCGTGCCGGCACGCCACCGTCGCCCGGGCCTCCTTCCGGGGCGTCACCTTCCACCGGACGGCGAGCTTCGACGCGTCCCGATTCACGGACAGCGCGACCTTCCGCGAGGCGGTCTTCCTGAGCGGGGTCTCGATGGACCACGCCACCTTCACCGGCTACGCCGGGTTCCGGCAGACCCGCTTCGCGGACCTGGCCCTGTTCCGGTGGACCGAGTTCGGTGACCAGACCTGGTTCGAGCGGACCCGCTTCGAGGGAGCGGCGAACTTCGGTCGGGCCCGCTTCCACGGCCCGGTGACCTTCGACGGGGCGACGTTCGCCCGCCGTCCCCTGGTGGACCAGGCGCGGGCGACGGCCGCCGGCTCGCACGTCTGGCCCGAGGGCACGACCGTCGCCCCGCTGGACGATGACTGGCTGCTGCTCACGGACTCCTGA
- a CDS encoding alpha/beta fold hydrolase, with protein MLLRKIVPALAVMIAAVLAAPATAAVAAPDRPAASTDRSATDPAASASAVGDGVTSTAAEIAAAAAGNPVIVVGGLSGIASAYGPLASRLRVDGYRVWVYQLPNLGLGDIPTSARAFSSFVGQVRASTGAAKVDVVAHSEGGLVSRYFIKSLGGASSVDRYVSLGTPQYGTYVANIVKFLGLGSCAGIVACQQMSIGSSFLAGLNAGDDTPGAVRWTAVRTLQDELVRPVDNATLADGATNVLIQSACPLRVVGHLGLVLDGTTYTVIRQALRGEAIRPNCLAL; from the coding sequence TTGCTGCTCCGAAAGATCGTCCCCGCCCTCGCCGTCATGATCGCCGCCGTGCTCGCCGCCCCCGCCACGGCCGCTGTCGCGGCCCCCGACCGGCCCGCGGCCAGCACCGACCGGAGCGCCACCGACCCGGCCGCCTCCGCCTCCGCCGTTGGGGACGGCGTCACCAGCACCGCCGCCGAGATTGCCGCCGCCGCGGCAGGTAACCCCGTCATCGTCGTCGGTGGCCTCAGCGGCATCGCCTCCGCCTACGGGCCGCTGGCCTCCCGGCTGCGCGTCGACGGGTACCGGGTCTGGGTCTACCAGCTGCCCAACCTCGGGCTCGGCGACATCCCCACCTCGGCCCGCGCGTTCAGCAGCTTCGTCGGGCAGGTCCGCGCGTCGACCGGCGCGGCCAAGGTCGACGTCGTCGCCCACTCCGAGGGCGGCCTGGTGTCCCGGTACTTCATCAAGAGCCTGGGCGGGGCCAGCAGCGTCGACCGCTACGTCAGCCTCGGCACCCCGCAGTACGGCACGTACGTGGCCAACATCGTGAAGTTCCTCGGCCTGGGCAGCTGCGCCGGCATCGTCGCCTGCCAGCAGATGTCGATCGGCTCGTCGTTCCTCGCCGGCCTCAATGCGGGCGACGACACCCCCGGCGCGGTCCGCTGGACGGCGGTGCGCACCCTCCAGGACGAGCTGGTGCGCCCCGTCGACAACGCCACACTGGCCGACGGAGCGACCAACGTGCTGATCCAGTCGGCGTGCCCCCTGCGGGTCGTCGGGCACCTCGGCCTGGTGCTCGACGGCACCACGTACACGGTGATCCGGCAGGCGCTGCGCGGGGAGGCGATCCGCCCCAACTGCCTCGCCCTGTAG
- a CDS encoding nitroreductase family deazaflavin-dependent oxidoreductase codes for MGETIQDSPVEWVASHVQRYLETDGADGGKFHGYDSLLLTTRGRRSGTLRRTALIYGRDGDRYLLVASNGGAARHPYWYLNLCADPKVEVQVGAEKFRGTARTATAEERPRLWQVMTEVFPTYARYQKETEREIPVVVVERA; via the coding sequence ATGGGGGAAACCATTCAGGACAGTCCGGTGGAGTGGGTGGCCAGCCACGTGCAGCGCTACCTGGAGACCGACGGCGCCGACGGCGGAAAATTCCACGGCTACGACAGCCTGCTGCTCACCACCCGGGGGCGCCGGTCCGGCACGCTGCGGCGCACCGCGCTCATCTACGGCCGCGACGGCGACCGCTACCTGCTGGTGGCGTCGAACGGCGGCGCGGCGCGGCACCCGTACTGGTACCTCAACCTGTGCGCCGACCCGAAGGTGGAGGTGCAGGTCGGGGCCGAGAAGTTCCGGGGCACGGCGCGTACCGCCACCGCCGAGGAGCGGCCCCGGCTGTGGCAGGTCATGACCGAGGTCTTCCCGACGTACGCCCGCTACCAGAAGGAGACCGAGCGGGAGATCCCGGTGGTCGTCGTCGAACGGGCCTAA
- a CDS encoding Panacea domain-containing protein: MATAHDVAAAVLGDLGAMTAMKLEKLVYYCQGWHLARTGHPLFQEPIEAWREGPVVPHLYRHHRGQLTVTEWPLGEASRLAPAQVDTVHWVTEAYGRFSAAELSTMTHNELPWRVARGALPESAPSTEQVDVDLMRAYYARQVASVETAVVLASANAALEGAEFDEDWQDRLRDVASGVISADDLIAQEIARISSEQR; the protein is encoded by the coding sequence GTGGCAACGGCGCATGACGTCGCAGCGGCGGTGCTGGGCGACCTCGGGGCCATGACGGCGATGAAGCTGGAGAAGCTCGTCTACTACTGCCAGGGATGGCACCTGGCGCGGACGGGCCACCCGCTTTTCCAGGAGCCGATCGAGGCATGGCGCGAAGGCCCGGTGGTCCCGCACCTCTACCGCCATCATCGCGGTCAACTGACCGTCACCGAGTGGCCGCTCGGCGAAGCATCCCGCCTGGCACCCGCCCAGGTCGACACGGTTCACTGGGTGACCGAGGCGTACGGCCGATTCTCCGCCGCTGAACTGTCGACGATGACGCACAACGAGCTTCCGTGGCGTGTCGCGCGTGGCGCGTTGCCCGAGTCCGCCCCCTCCACCGAGCAGGTCGACGTCGACCTCATGAGGGCGTACTACGCCCGGCAGGTGGCGAGCGTCGAGACAGCCGTGGTCCTCGCCTCCGCCAACGCCGCCCTCGAAGGAGCGGAGTTCGACGAGGACTGGCAGGACAGGCTTCGAGATGTCGCGTCCGGCGTCATCAGTGCCGACGATCTGATCGCTCAGGAGATCGCCCGGATCAGCAGTGAGCAGCGCTGA
- a CDS encoding FtsK/SpoIIIE domain-containing protein: protein MGRLASAYGQAVAAHRAARAHLDTARRALAGQAPQAAPAGAPELVTRLAALGGALATPTPGATPVTAVPVPVRVGEASTPDGAFPVLVPLGGGHHLAVDADARDPRVAGLLRALVLRLLATAPTGGVRVAGIDTAALGATFGPLRPLIDAGVLDPPATGEAEVAALLDAAERHARAARHADRPDQELLLVVAASAPPPREAARLAALTHAGPAAAVCVLVAGRPTAASAEPAPQLGATTTIRLTERYAHVGDPPGAPFSHDGSGLAAPVLLDGDPPAASVAALAAHLGAAARRSDTVDFAELLPERRWAESAGNGLRTVVGRAGRDPVTVAFDDATPHWLVGGRTGAGKTVFLLDVLYGLAARYSPAELRLYLLDFKEGVSFTEFVPTPRDPSWLPHARAVGIESDREYGVAVLRELRRELSRRATVLKRHGVTKLADLPRDTPVPRIVAVIDEFHVLLTGNDALARESVDLLEELARKGRSYGVHLVLASQSMTGVEALYGRAEAIFGQFALRVALPGGGGVLDPLNESALTLPVGSAVLNTAAGAVGADTIVRFPDAHAAAGELAGLRHELWQARAAGARAPSVFKGYEAAHVEDDPTFAGLRPGGRRPLALVGRTVDVEGTSALFMMDATPGRHLAVVGTSATGAEVLRAATLSLARQHAPGDARFLLASLVTAAESAADDTAATLAAAGHPVDRLDATDLRRHLGTLAAALSTPGATAGPATTAQGVGEAGPGASRTYLVVFGVDAASGLLAATDPDTFRSGHDDLRAVLRQGPGQGTHLLGWWRGLRRLADDLGGAHNRDDVACLVALNVPGAELGLHLGVHDLAYAPRPDRALLVDRHDQRTRLIVPFAREGHGPDGED, encoded by the coding sequence GTGGGCAGGCTCGCGTCGGCGTACGGGCAGGCGGTTGCGGCGCACCGGGCGGCCCGGGCGCACCTCGACACCGCCCGCCGGGCGCTCGCCGGGCAGGCGCCCCAGGCCGCCCCGGCCGGCGCACCCGAACTGGTCACCCGGCTCGCGGCACTCGGCGGCGCGCTCGCCACCCCGACCCCCGGGGCCACCCCCGTGACCGCGGTCCCCGTACCCGTCCGCGTCGGCGAGGCGTCCACCCCGGACGGTGCCTTCCCCGTCCTCGTACCGCTGGGTGGCGGCCACCACCTCGCCGTCGACGCGGACGCCCGCGACCCCCGGGTGGCCGGCCTGCTGCGGGCGCTCGTGCTGCGGCTGCTCGCCACCGCGCCGACCGGCGGCGTGCGGGTCGCCGGCATCGACACCGCCGCGCTCGGCGCCACCTTCGGGCCGCTGCGCCCGCTCATCGACGCCGGCGTGCTCGATCCGCCGGCCACCGGCGAGGCCGAGGTGGCCGCCCTGCTCGACGCCGCCGAGCGGCACGCCCGCGCCGCCCGGCACGCCGACCGCCCCGACCAGGAGCTGCTGCTGGTCGTCGCCGCGTCGGCGCCGCCGCCGCGCGAGGCGGCCCGGCTCGCCGCGCTCACCCACGCCGGCCCGGCCGCCGCGGTCTGCGTGCTGGTCGCCGGCCGGCCCACCGCCGCGTCGGCGGAGCCGGCACCGCAGCTCGGCGCCACCACCACGATCCGGCTGACCGAGCGGTACGCCCACGTCGGCGACCCGCCGGGGGCCCCGTTCAGCCACGACGGCAGTGGACTGGCCGCCCCCGTGCTGCTCGACGGCGACCCGCCGGCGGCGTCGGTGGCCGCCCTCGCCGCGCACCTCGGCGCCGCCGCCCGACGCAGCGACACTGTGGATTTCGCCGAGCTGCTGCCCGAGCGGCGGTGGGCCGAGTCGGCGGGCAACGGGCTGCGCACCGTGGTCGGCCGCGCGGGCCGCGACCCGGTCACCGTCGCCTTCGACGACGCCACCCCGCACTGGCTCGTGGGCGGGCGCACCGGCGCCGGCAAGACCGTCTTCCTGCTCGACGTCCTCTATGGGCTGGCCGCCCGCTACTCGCCGGCCGAGCTCCGGCTCTACCTGCTCGACTTCAAGGAGGGGGTGAGCTTCACCGAGTTCGTCCCCACCCCCCGCGACCCGTCCTGGCTGCCGCACGCCCGTGCGGTCGGCATCGAGTCCGACCGGGAGTACGGCGTCGCCGTGCTGCGCGAGCTGCGCCGCGAGCTGTCCCGGCGGGCCACCGTCCTCAAGCGGCACGGCGTCACCAAGCTCGCCGACCTGCCCCGCGACACCCCGGTGCCCCGGATCGTGGCGGTGATCGACGAGTTCCACGTGCTTCTCACCGGCAACGACGCGCTGGCCCGCGAGTCGGTCGACCTGCTGGAGGAGCTGGCCCGCAAGGGTCGCTCGTACGGCGTGCACCTGGTGCTGGCCAGCCAGAGCATGACCGGCGTCGAGGCGCTCTACGGCCGGGCCGAGGCGATCTTCGGCCAGTTCGCGCTCCGGGTGGCGCTGCCCGGTGGCGGCGGGGTGCTCGACCCGCTGAACGAGTCCGCCCTGACCCTGCCGGTCGGCTCGGCCGTGCTCAACACCGCGGCCGGCGCGGTCGGTGCCGACACGATCGTCCGCTTCCCGGACGCGCACGCCGCCGCCGGGGAGTTGGCCGGGCTGCGCCACGAGCTGTGGCAGGCCCGAGCGGCAGGCGCGCGCGCCCCGTCGGTCTTCAAGGGCTACGAGGCCGCCCACGTCGAGGACGACCCGACCTTCGCCGGGCTGCGTCCGGGCGGGCGCCGCCCGCTGGCCCTGGTCGGGCGTACGGTCGACGTGGAGGGCACCTCCGCGCTGTTCATGATGGACGCGACCCCGGGCCGGCACCTGGCCGTGGTCGGCACCTCGGCCACCGGCGCGGAGGTGCTGCGCGCGGCCACCCTGAGTCTCGCCCGGCAGCACGCTCCGGGCGACGCCCGGTTCCTGCTCGCCTCGCTGGTCACCGCCGCCGAGTCAGCCGCCGACGACACCGCCGCGACCCTGGCCGCCGCCGGCCACCCGGTCGACCGCCTCGACGCGACCGACCTGCGCCGCCACCTCGGCACCCTCGCCGCCGCGCTGTCGACGCCAGGCGCAACGGCCGGCCCCGCCACGACGGCGCAAGGGGTGGGGGAGGCCGGGCCGGGCGCGAGCCGCACCTATCTCGTCGTCTTCGGCGTCGACGCCGCCAGCGGGCTGCTCGCCGCCACCGACCCGGACACGTTCCGCTCCGGCCACGACGACCTGCGGGCCGTGCTGCGTCAGGGGCCGGGGCAGGGGACGCACCTGCTCGGCTGGTGGCGGGGGCTGCGCCGCCTCGCCGACGACCTTGGCGGCGCCCACAACCGCGACGACGTCGCCTGCCTGGTCGCGCTGAACGTGCCCGGCGCCGAGCTGGGCCTGCACCTCGGCGTGCACGACCTCGCGTACGCGCCCCGGCCCGACCGGGCGCTCCTGGTCGACCGGCACGACCAGCGCACCCGGCTCATCGTGCCGTTCGCCCGCGAGGGGCACGGCCCGGACGGGGAGGACTGA
- a CDS encoding SGNH/GDSL hydrolase family protein encodes MPHRPLARALAALVALSTAALGALLAPGTAQAAAAVNYVALGDSYSSGVGAGPYEPSTCLRSQKSYAPLWAAANAVTSFTFPACGGAVTSDVINNQVGSLSASTTLVTITIGGNDAGFADVITSCRFGSTSSCTNAVNESKAFATTTLPGRLDATYAAIRNRAPNARLIVLGYPRLFETGSCGLLAMSTYKRTILNEAADVLATVISGRAAAAGATFADTRPYFAGHGVCAADPWIRDVSGVIEAYHPDADGYRYGYLPALNAVTG; translated from the coding sequence ATGCCCCACCGCCCGCTGGCCCGTGCCCTCGCCGCGCTGGTCGCCCTGTCCACCGCCGCCCTCGGCGCGCTGCTCGCCCCCGGCACCGCCCAGGCCGCCGCAGCCGTCAACTACGTGGCCCTCGGCGACTCCTACTCCTCCGGCGTCGGCGCCGGCCCGTACGAACCGTCCACCTGCCTGCGCAGCCAGAAGTCGTACGCCCCGCTGTGGGCCGCCGCCAACGCGGTCACCAGCTTCACGTTCCCCGCCTGCGGCGGCGCCGTCACCTCCGACGTCATCAACAACCAGGTCGGCTCCCTGAGCGCCAGCACCACCCTGGTCACCATCACCATCGGCGGCAACGACGCCGGCTTCGCCGACGTGATCACCAGCTGCCGCTTCGGCAGCACGTCGAGCTGCACCAACGCCGTCAACGAGTCGAAGGCGTTCGCCACCACCACCCTGCCGGGCCGGCTGGACGCCACCTACGCGGCCATCCGGAACCGGGCGCCCAACGCGCGGCTGATCGTGCTCGGCTACCCGCGGCTGTTCGAGACCGGCTCCTGCGGGCTGCTGGCGATGAGCACCTACAAGCGGACCATCCTCAACGAGGCCGCCGACGTGCTCGCCACCGTCATCTCCGGCCGGGCCGCCGCGGCCGGCGCCACGTTCGCCGACACCCGCCCCTACTTCGCCGGGCACGGGGTCTGCGCGGCCGACCCGTGGATCCGCGACGTCAGCGGCGTCATCGAGGCGTACCACCCCGACGCCGACGGCTACCGGTACGGCTACCTGCCGGCCCTCAACGCCGTCACCGGCTGA